A window of the Microbacterium sp. LWH13-1.2 genome harbors these coding sequences:
- a CDS encoding flagellar biosynthetic protein FliO, with protein MDDILVALRAIVALGAVLGLLLFLSRRLQKSQAKGVSPLVGLMPKKLARLTDLRPSRAAAGPKPRPEKITVVARSGIGGKAQLVVAEFGGIRYVLGVTENGINVVDTQEAPPVEEESTTEESPVVDDLSNDIVDRALKSVA; from the coding sequence ATGGACGACATCCTCGTCGCGCTCCGTGCGATCGTCGCCCTGGGAGCGGTGCTCGGTCTGCTGCTGTTCCTCAGCCGTCGACTGCAGAAGTCGCAGGCGAAGGGCGTCAGCCCGCTCGTGGGGCTGATGCCGAAGAAGCTCGCCCGGCTCACCGACCTCAGACCGTCGCGCGCGGCGGCGGGCCCGAAGCCGCGGCCCGAGAAGATCACGGTCGTCGCGCGGTCGGGCATCGGCGGCAAGGCGCAGCTCGTGGTCGCCGAGTTCGGGGGCATCCGCTACGTCCTCGGTGTGACCGAGAACGGGATCAACGTCGTCGACACCCAGGAAGCACCTCCCGTCGAGGAGGAATCGACGACGGAGGAGTCACCTGTCGTCGACGACCTGTCGAACGACATCGTCGACCGGGCACTGAAGTCCGTCGCCTGA
- a CDS encoding flagellar biosynthetic protein FliR, whose amino-acid sequence MNIPIDFTWLEATSLACVRITAFLVLAPPFSHGTIPMRIRAMLGVGLALAVSPVVTAGYERLDTGGFMLALVGQALTGALLGFLVMVLFSAVQGAGHLVDTFGGFQMAQAFDPGMAINGAQFTRLFQMTAIMLLFASDGYQLVLGGLFRSFDAVPVTGMIDLGKPAEALVGAAGQMMLSAVQIAGPLLIVLFLADVGLGLVSRVAPALNAFAMGFPIKIGLTLLLVGFVYAALPSVVAVIAEDAARLLLGVTR is encoded by the coding sequence ATGAACATCCCCATCGACTTCACCTGGCTCGAGGCCACGTCTCTCGCGTGCGTGCGCATCACGGCTTTCCTGGTGCTCGCACCGCCGTTCAGCCACGGCACGATCCCGATGCGCATCCGCGCGATGCTGGGCGTCGGGCTCGCCCTCGCGGTCTCGCCGGTGGTGACCGCGGGCTACGAACGTCTCGACACCGGGGGGTTCATGCTGGCACTGGTGGGGCAGGCTCTCACGGGCGCACTGCTCGGATTCCTCGTGATGGTGCTCTTCAGTGCCGTCCAGGGTGCAGGTCATCTGGTCGACACCTTCGGAGGGTTCCAGATGGCGCAGGCGTTCGATCCGGGGATGGCGATCAACGGCGCCCAGTTCACGCGGCTGTTCCAGATGACCGCGATCATGCTGCTGTTCGCATCCGACGGCTACCAGCTCGTGCTCGGAGGGTTGTTCCGCTCGTTCGACGCCGTCCCGGTGACCGGCATGATCGACCTGGGCAAGCCCGCGGAGGCCCTGGTGGGAGCCGCCGGGCAGATGATGCTCAGCGCCGTGCAGATCGCGGGTCCCCTGCTGATCGTGCTCTTCCTCGCCGACGTCGGCCTCGGACTCGTCAGCCGGGTCGCACCGGCCCTGAACGCGTTCGCGATGGGCTTCCCGATCAAGATCGGTCTGACACTGCTGCTCGTGGGCTTCGTCTACGCCGCGCTTCCGAGCGTGGTCGCTGTCATCGCCGAGGACGCGGCAAGGCTGCTTCTGGGGGTGACCCGATGA
- the flgK gene encoding flagellar hook-associated protein FlgK yields the protein MSSFAGLRLAESALSAARAGMTVTGQNIANQTTPGYTRQRVDQVPISAPGQTGLWPSGLGIGGGVSVTGIARLGDDILDARVRDALSTSGFWAARATAAGQAEAVMAEPTKDGLAANLNRFWAGWSDLANTPDSAAAQVVLTNANVLIGQIAAGYQSIAGQWSDLRGQVDSQIADVNAMAGQVATLNGQIRDALQSGRNANELIDQRNVLAQQLSTAVGAKGNVEADGTLTLRVDGNALVSADSSRALVASGPQGIADAGRISVAWADRPGLPVTITGGLVGGTISALAPAADGGTLAGVAAAYNETATALATAVNDVHRTGVTPSGAAGGDFFSMSGTGPAALGLSVVPTGLDDLALAAPGAGAKDTTIADRISALGASATGPSKTWSSFVTGFAVAVAGDVQRADIADMGAVAAVTAQQSNASVDGDEETINLLTYQTAYQAAARVLTAVDEALDLLINRTGLVGR from the coding sequence ATGTCTTCTTTCGCAGGGCTTCGTCTCGCCGAATCCGCTCTCTCCGCCGCCCGCGCGGGGATGACCGTCACCGGGCAGAACATCGCCAACCAGACCACCCCTGGCTACACCCGTCAGCGGGTCGACCAGGTTCCGATCTCGGCCCCCGGCCAGACCGGCCTGTGGCCGTCCGGGCTCGGCATCGGCGGTGGAGTCAGCGTCACCGGCATCGCCCGGCTCGGCGATGACATCCTCGATGCCCGAGTGCGCGACGCACTCTCGACCTCCGGCTTCTGGGCGGCGCGGGCGACGGCCGCCGGCCAGGCGGAGGCGGTGATGGCCGAACCCACGAAGGACGGGCTCGCCGCGAACCTGAACCGGTTCTGGGCCGGCTGGTCCGATCTCGCCAACACCCCGGATTCGGCGGCTGCGCAGGTCGTGCTCACCAACGCGAATGTGCTCATCGGGCAGATCGCGGCCGGGTACCAGTCGATCGCGGGGCAGTGGAGCGACCTTCGGGGACAGGTGGACAGTCAGATCGCCGACGTCAACGCCATGGCAGGACAGGTGGCCACCCTCAACGGGCAGATCCGTGACGCGCTGCAGTCTGGCCGCAACGCCAACGAGCTGATCGATCAGCGCAACGTCCTCGCCCAGCAGCTGTCGACCGCGGTCGGAGCCAAGGGCAACGTCGAAGCCGATGGGACCCTCACGCTCCGTGTCGACGGGAACGCTCTCGTCTCCGCCGACAGCAGCCGTGCCCTCGTCGCGAGCGGACCACAGGGCATCGCGGACGCCGGACGCATCAGTGTCGCGTGGGCGGATCGCCCCGGTCTGCCGGTGACGATCACCGGCGGGCTGGTCGGCGGCACGATCAGCGCGCTGGCGCCTGCCGCCGACGGCGGGACCCTGGCCGGCGTCGCCGCCGCGTACAACGAGACCGCGACCGCTCTCGCGACAGCCGTGAACGATGTGCACCGCACGGGCGTCACTCCGTCGGGCGCCGCAGGTGGGGACTTCTTCTCGATGAGCGGCACCGGACCCGCCGCCCTCGGGCTGAGCGTTGTTCCCACAGGTCTCGACGATCTCGCTCTCGCGGCACCGGGCGCGGGCGCCAAGGACACCACGATCGCCGATCGCATCAGCGCTCTGGGTGCATCGGCGACGGGACCGAGCAAGACGTGGTCGAGCTTCGTCACGGGCTTCGCGGTCGCGGTCGCCGGTGACGTGCAGCGCGCCGACATCGCCGACATGGGGGCCGTGGCCGCCGTCACCGCGCAGCAGTCGAACGCGTCGGTGGACGGCGACGAGGAGACGATCAACCTCCTGACCTACCAGACCGCCTACCAGGCAGCAGCTCGCGTGCTGACGGCCGTGGACGAGGCTCTGGACCTTCTGATCAACCGCACCGGCCTCGTCGGCCGCTGA
- a CDS encoding EscU/YscU/HrcU family type III secretion system export apparatus switch protein, with protein sequence MSETDSGERTEKATERRLKEARKKGQIGRSQDFTAWVCIAAAAVMMVPTISSGTQVLTELFLAVTPVAKNPTDGAAMDVLGSAISALGGVLLPMLVVVLLATTATAVAQGGIHLRGVTMRTEQFNIVSGLKRVFGQQALWEGAKALLKTAAIGIALWIVVSGLVPVLMASGSHNITWLLEQAAGGAVALLQVAVAVGILLAAIDVAVVMRRNRKHTHMTKNEAKDEHKKSEGDPLVRSQRRSRQLAMSRNRMIAAVGDSDVVLVNPTHVAVALRYEPGKSAPRVVAKGAGIVAQKIREKAEEAGVPMVRDIPLARALHSACDIGREIPEELYTAVAQVLAFIEHLKRRGSARGTHTMPFDSTRDRGL encoded by the coding sequence ATGAGCGAGACCGACAGCGGCGAACGCACCGAGAAGGCGACCGAGCGTCGCCTCAAGGAGGCGCGCAAGAAGGGCCAGATAGGCCGCAGCCAGGACTTCACCGCGTGGGTGTGCATCGCCGCCGCCGCAGTGATGATGGTGCCGACGATCTCGTCGGGCACGCAGGTGCTCACGGAGCTGTTCCTGGCCGTCACCCCGGTGGCGAAGAACCCCACCGACGGGGCTGCGATGGATGTTCTGGGGTCGGCGATCTCCGCGCTGGGCGGCGTCCTGCTGCCCATGCTGGTGGTCGTCCTGCTCGCCACCACCGCGACGGCGGTCGCCCAGGGCGGCATCCATCTGCGCGGTGTGACGATGCGCACCGAGCAGTTCAACATCGTGTCGGGGCTCAAACGCGTGTTCGGCCAGCAGGCGCTGTGGGAAGGCGCGAAGGCTCTCCTCAAGACTGCGGCCATCGGCATCGCCCTGTGGATCGTCGTCTCGGGTCTCGTGCCCGTGCTGATGGCGAGCGGCAGCCACAACATCACATGGCTGCTCGAGCAGGCCGCCGGGGGAGCGGTGGCCCTGCTGCAGGTGGCCGTGGCCGTGGGCATCCTGCTGGCGGCGATCGATGTGGCCGTGGTGATGCGGCGCAACCGCAAGCACACTCACATGACCAAGAACGAGGCGAAGGACGAGCACAAGAAGAGCGAGGGAGATCCGCTCGTGCGCTCCCAGCGTCGCTCTCGGCAGCTCGCCATGAGCCGCAACCGGATGATCGCCGCGGTGGGCGACAGCGACGTCGTGCTCGTGAACCCCACTCATGTGGCGGTGGCGCTGCGCTACGAACCGGGCAAGTCCGCTCCGCGGGTCGTCGCGAAGGGCGCGGGCATCGTCGCGCAGAAGATCCGCGAGAAGGCCGAGGAGGCCGGCGTGCCGATGGTCCGCGACATCCCGTTGGCGCGAGCCCTCCACTCGGCGTGCGACATCGGCCGCGAGATCCCCGAGGAGCTGTACACCGCGGTGGCGCAGGTGCTCGCGTTCATAGAGCACCTCAAGCGCCGCGGATCGGCGAGAGGCACCCACACCATGCCCTTCGACAGCACCAGGGACCGCGGCCTCTGA
- a CDS encoding FliM/FliN family flagellar motor switch protein produces the protein MSTFHETAIAAAIAGKLPFGYPVIPAPSTDPGASGEAVAVTFAGSPGARLAIQVVDPSQLEDGSKNAPLADRLHPIFEAAVAVLGSGALGDGELVDAAGVFTDSGTQVFDMIDAAGSVVARAAVRIDGARAAAASSGPQRLSRIAGVEMELVVEIGRTRMPVRDVLSLEPGRVVELDRAAGSPADIKLNGRLIGHGTVVVAEGDFAIRVERILDGAEAV, from the coding sequence ATGAGCACCTTCCACGAGACCGCCATCGCCGCGGCGATCGCCGGCAAGCTGCCGTTCGGCTACCCCGTCATCCCCGCACCCTCGACCGACCCCGGCGCATCCGGTGAGGCGGTCGCGGTCACCTTCGCAGGCAGCCCCGGTGCCCGCCTCGCGATCCAGGTCGTCGATCCGTCGCAGCTCGAGGACGGCTCGAAGAACGCGCCGCTGGCCGATCGACTGCATCCGATCTTCGAGGCGGCGGTCGCCGTGCTCGGCAGCGGCGCGCTCGGTGACGGCGAACTGGTCGATGCCGCAGGCGTCTTCACCGACAGCGGCACCCAGGTGTTCGACATGATCGACGCCGCGGGCAGCGTCGTCGCGCGGGCAGCGGTGCGCATCGACGGAGCGCGGGCCGCTGCCGCGTCGTCGGGACCGCAGCGCCTGAGCCGCATCGCCGGCGTCGAGATGGAGCTCGTGGTCGAGATCGGTCGCACGCGGATGCCGGTGCGTGACGTGCTGTCCCTCGAACCCGGCCGCGTCGTCGAACTCGACCGTGCAGCGGGCTCGCCTGCCGACATCAAGCTCAACGGCCGCCTGATCGGGCACGGCACCGTCGTGGTCGCGGAGGGCGACTTCGCCATCCGCGTCGAGCGCATCCTCGACGGCGCAGAGGCCGTCTGA
- the flgN gene encoding flagellar export chaperone FlgN: MRERDLLEVLLFKLDEQQMLLATGRNRWIHHAANEIERVLAAMPTVALSRDTLVISVADEWGVPEATTLRELIDAAPTDAWREVLSGHLDAMTALADEIGDMKKVNEQRLRTAIRVTQETIAGLGVPTGEYDPQGGVVRDGDARLLDTRV; encoded by the coding sequence ATGCGAGAGCGCGATCTGCTGGAGGTGTTGCTGTTCAAGCTCGACGAACAGCAGATGCTGCTGGCGACCGGGCGCAACCGCTGGATCCATCATGCGGCGAACGAGATCGAGCGCGTGCTCGCGGCGATGCCCACGGTCGCCCTGTCCCGTGACACGCTCGTCATCTCCGTCGCGGACGAATGGGGAGTGCCCGAGGCGACGACGCTGCGCGAGCTGATCGACGCCGCGCCGACGGATGCCTGGCGCGAGGTCCTGTCCGGCCATCTCGACGCCATGACGGCACTCGCCGACGAGATCGGCGACATGAAGAAGGTCAACGAGCAACGACTGCGTACCGCTATCCGTGTCACGCAGGAGACGATCGCCGGCCTCGGTGTGCCCACCGGCGAGTACGACCCGCAGGGCGGCGTCGTCCGTGACGGTGACGCCCGACTCCTCGACACGAGGGTGTGA
- a CDS encoding carbon storage regulator, giving the protein MIGDDITVTILAVTPSGVRVGIDAPRDKRINRAEIVIAVSDANQEAVQASSDDSAASLLLSALGRAGTTS; this is encoded by the coding sequence GTGATCGGTGATGACATCACCGTGACGATTCTGGCGGTGACGCCGAGCGGAGTCCGCGTCGGCATCGATGCGCCGCGCGACAAGCGCATCAATCGCGCCGAGATCGTCATCGCAGTGAGCGACGCGAACCAGGAAGCAGTCCAGGCGTCGTCGGACGATTCAGCCGCATCGCTGCTTCTGAGTGCTCTCGGGCGCGCTGGCACCACGTCCTGA
- a CDS encoding flagellar biosynthesis protein FlhA yields MIGQLLSKAAVPVGVVGIILLLIVPIPTPLLDVLIVLNISFALLILLTAMFVKKPLDFSVFPSLLLVATLFRLGLNVASTRLVLSEAHAGQVIQAFGQITISGSLVIGAVIFLILTVIQFVVVTKGAERVAEVGARFTLDAMPGKQMAIDADLNAGLITDTEARRRRAEVAAEADFYGAMDGASKFVKGDAIAGIVIVVINFVGGIIIGMVQHGMEMGDALETYSILTIGDGLVTQIPALLMAVSTGMIVTRENAESEMGQAAGRQLMQSRNALVITGLAAIATGFIPGMPLVIFLAIGAVLLFAASRVKANEDRDAALEADALQQEAVEAGVEGPEELMDRMRVHALEISLSPDIVDLASGGAGDLLTRVKSLRRKLALDIGILMPPVRTRDNIDLPAQTYSILIAGVEAGRGSVPRGHVLAIGTGLEQLPGSAVVDPVFGLEGKWVPAEMSHAADMAGATVIDRASVIITHLSDIVQSQADRLLSLEDVRQLTEHLKQSSPATVEELTPAVLSLAGIQRVLAGLLAERVPINDLARIYEALALRGKTSTETAGLIDAARAALGPAIAARFAEDGRIRVVMFEPMLEQQMLEGMRVIDGHPQIVLTPEATMHVLENVRTTVADLDQVGPEPVLVCAPSLRQAVRRMVSSQVGGLPVLSYDEAAAGGLATDVVGVVRMTQSALPSAAV; encoded by the coding sequence ATGATCGGTCAGCTGTTGTCCAAGGCGGCGGTGCCCGTCGGAGTGGTGGGCATCATCCTCCTGCTCATCGTCCCCATCCCCACGCCGCTGCTCGACGTGCTCATCGTGCTGAACATCTCGTTCGCGCTGCTGATCCTCCTCACCGCGATGTTCGTGAAGAAGCCGCTCGACTTCTCGGTCTTCCCGAGCCTGCTGCTGGTGGCGACCCTGTTCCGGCTCGGCCTCAACGTCGCGTCCACCCGCCTCGTGCTCAGCGAGGCGCACGCCGGGCAGGTGATCCAGGCGTTCGGGCAGATCACGATCAGCGGGTCTCTCGTGATCGGCGCCGTGATCTTCCTGATCCTCACCGTCATCCAGTTCGTCGTCGTCACCAAGGGTGCCGAGCGCGTCGCCGAGGTGGGTGCGCGCTTCACCCTCGACGCCATGCCCGGCAAGCAGATGGCCATCGATGCCGACCTCAACGCCGGCCTCATCACCGACACCGAGGCGCGCAGGCGTCGTGCGGAGGTCGCGGCCGAGGCCGACTTCTACGGCGCGATGGACGGCGCGTCGAAGTTCGTCAAGGGCGATGCGATCGCGGGCATCGTGATCGTCGTCATCAACTTCGTCGGCGGCATCATCATCGGCATGGTCCAGCACGGCATGGAGATGGGGGATGCGCTCGAGACGTACAGCATCCTCACCATCGGCGATGGGCTGGTCACACAGATCCCCGCGCTCCTGATGGCCGTGTCGACGGGCATGATCGTGACCCGCGAGAACGCCGAGAGCGAGATGGGTCAGGCAGCTGGTCGTCAGCTCATGCAGTCGCGCAACGCCCTCGTGATCACGGGCCTCGCAGCCATCGCCACGGGCTTCATCCCCGGGATGCCCCTGGTGATCTTCCTGGCGATCGGGGCGGTGCTGCTGTTCGCCGCGTCCCGGGTCAAGGCGAACGAAGATCGCGACGCCGCTCTCGAGGCCGACGCGCTGCAGCAGGAGGCCGTCGAGGCGGGTGTCGAGGGACCCGAAGAGCTGATGGACCGGATGCGCGTGCACGCGCTCGAGATCTCGCTCTCGCCCGACATCGTCGATCTTGCCTCGGGAGGAGCGGGCGACCTGCTCACCCGGGTGAAGTCGCTGCGGCGAAAGCTCGCTCTCGACATCGGCATCCTGATGCCACCGGTGCGCACGCGCGACAACATCGACCTGCCGGCTCAGACCTACTCGATCCTGATCGCCGGGGTCGAGGCGGGCCGCGGATCCGTGCCGAGGGGGCACGTGCTCGCGATCGGCACGGGGCTCGAGCAGCTGCCCGGGTCAGCGGTCGTCGATCCGGTCTTCGGCCTCGAGGGCAAGTGGGTGCCCGCCGAGATGTCGCACGCCGCCGACATGGCCGGTGCCACCGTGATCGACCGCGCGAGCGTGATCATCACCCACCTCTCCGACATCGTGCAGAGTCAGGCCGACCGACTGCTCTCGCTCGAAGACGTCCGTCAGCTGACCGAGCACCTCAAGCAGTCGAGTCCGGCGACCGTCGAGGAGCTGACGCCGGCCGTGCTGTCGCTCGCCGGCATCCAGCGCGTCCTCGCCGGTCTCCTGGCCGAGCGGGTGCCGATCAACGACCTCGCCCGCATCTACGAGGCTCTCGCGCTCCGCGGCAAGACGTCGACCGAGACGGCTGGTCTGATCGATGCGGCGCGAGCGGCCCTCGGCCCCGCGATCGCCGCACGATTCGCCGAGGACGGCCGCATCCGCGTCGTGATGTTCGAGCCGATGCTCGAGCAGCAGATGCTCGAGGGGATGCGTGTGATCGACGGCCATCCGCAGATCGTGCTGACGCCGGAGGCGACGATGCACGTGCTCGAGAACGTCCGCACAACGGTCGCAGATCTCGATCAGGTCGGGCCGGAACCGGTGCTCGTGTGTGCGCCGTCGCTGCGCCAGGCTGTGCGCCGGATGGTCTCGTCGCAGGTCGGCGGCCTCCCCGTGCTGTCGTATGACGAGGCGGCAGCCGGAGGACTCGCGACCGACGTGGTCGGTGTGGTGCGGATGACGCAGTCCGCCTTGCCGAGCGCCGCGGTATAG
- the flgL gene encoding flagellar hook-associated protein FlgL: MIGRITSNTMTQQSLRTLQTNLADRERLQNQAASQRAFRSPSEDPAAAATALGVHGDQSRVAQFARNLSDGMAWVTTVDTALGASVDLLNRARDLTAQGANSGALSPTARESIAQELESISAELLAKANTTVLGRSVFAGTSDSGAAFDPGTFTFNGSPGAGVQRRISDNETVRVDFDGSQAFGDGANSAFALLSDIAAELRGGGEVGSRLADIDGRLKDVIAARGATGARQVQLERASSQNLSTSIDLEARRADVENVDSLEVLVRLQSAELVFQSALQVTAKSLQTNLLEFIR, encoded by the coding sequence ATGATCGGTCGCATCACGAGCAACACCATGACGCAGCAGTCGCTGCGGACGCTGCAGACCAACCTCGCGGATCGCGAGCGGCTGCAGAACCAGGCCGCCTCGCAGCGCGCCTTCCGCTCGCCGAGCGAGGATCCGGCCGCGGCCGCGACAGCGCTCGGCGTGCACGGCGACCAATCGCGCGTCGCGCAGTTCGCGCGCAACCTCAGCGACGGGATGGCGTGGGTGACCACGGTCGACACCGCTCTCGGGGCGAGCGTCGACCTGCTCAACCGTGCCAGGGACCTCACCGCGCAGGGCGCGAACTCGGGTGCGCTCAGCCCCACCGCCCGCGAGTCCATCGCGCAGGAGCTGGAGTCGATCAGCGCCGAGCTGCTCGCGAAGGCGAACACCACAGTCCTCGGTCGCAGCGTCTTCGCCGGAACCAGTGATTCGGGCGCGGCGTTCGACCCTGGGACGTTCACCTTCAACGGCAGTCCGGGAGCCGGAGTGCAGCGGCGCATCAGCGACAACGAGACCGTTCGCGTCGACTTCGACGGCTCGCAGGCGTTCGGCGACGGGGCGAACAGCGCGTTCGCGCTGCTCAGCGACATCGCTGCGGAGTTGCGCGGCGGCGGGGAGGTCGGCTCCCGCCTGGCCGACATCGACGGGCGTCTGAAGGACGTCATCGCGGCCAGGGGCGCGACCGGCGCGCGCCAGGTGCAGCTCGAGCGAGCTTCGTCTCAGAACCTCTCGACATCGATCGACCTCGAAGCGCGGCGCGCCGACGTCGAGAACGTGGACAGCCTCGAGGTCCTCGTGCGGCTGCAGTCGGCCGAGCTCGTCTTCCAATCCGCTCTGCAGGTGACCGCGAAATCTCTGCAGACCAACCTCCTGGAGTTCATCCGATGA
- the fliQ gene encoding flagellar biosynthesis protein FliQ encodes MNPEAVIDIGQAALIVGAKLCAPMLITALVVGFAISLLQSITQVQEMTISFVPKLVAVGIALLISGHWMIAEMIAFTNEMFARIPSLLNGG; translated from the coding sequence ATGAACCCGGAAGCCGTCATCGACATCGGGCAGGCGGCGCTCATCGTCGGAGCGAAGCTCTGCGCCCCGATGCTGATCACGGCGCTCGTGGTCGGGTTCGCGATCTCCCTGCTGCAGTCGATCACCCAGGTGCAGGAGATGACCATCTCGTTCGTGCCCAAGCTCGTCGCCGTGGGCATCGCGCTGCTGATCAGCGGGCACTGGATGATCGCCGAGATGATCGCGTTCACGAACGAGATGTTCGCGCGGATACCGTCGCTGCTGAACGGCGGCTGA
- the fliP gene encoding flagellar type III secretion system pore protein FliP (The bacterial flagellar biogenesis protein FliP forms a type III secretion system (T3SS)-type pore required for flagellar assembly.), with translation MLIAAAVGVAAVLVVLDATGAYASSATVPMETGDGEGVTINGINGTPSDSIMTLLGITVLSVAPALLLMMSSFTKIFVVLALTRNALSLPSIPPNQVLAGLSLFLTLFIMWPVLTDINTVAVSPFTDGQIDFGRAFELAQEPLREWMLAYTREEDIALMHRAAQMDNPTDPASIPLQTLVPAFMISELRAAFLIGFIIFVPFLVIDLVVASALMSMGMMMLPPVMISLPFKILLFLLIDGWGMVITALVQSYNGGG, from the coding sequence ATGCTGATCGCGGCAGCCGTCGGAGTCGCGGCCGTCCTGGTGGTGCTCGACGCGACGGGCGCGTACGCGTCATCCGCCACGGTGCCCATGGAGACCGGTGATGGCGAGGGCGTGACGATCAACGGCATCAACGGCACGCCGTCGGACAGCATCATGACGCTGCTCGGGATCACGGTCCTCAGCGTCGCCCCCGCGCTGCTTCTCATGATGTCGAGCTTCACCAAGATCTTTGTGGTGCTGGCTCTCACCCGCAACGCGCTCTCGCTGCCCTCGATCCCGCCGAATCAGGTGCTGGCGGGACTCAGCCTGTTCCTGACCCTGTTCATCATGTGGCCGGTGCTGACCGACATCAACACCGTCGCCGTCAGTCCGTTCACCGACGGGCAGATCGACTTCGGCCGAGCTTTCGAGCTCGCCCAGGAACCGCTCCGCGAGTGGATGCTCGCGTACACGCGTGAAGAGGACATCGCCCTCATGCATCGGGCGGCGCAGATGGACAACCCGACCGACCCTGCCAGCATCCCGCTGCAGACGCTCGTGCCGGCCTTCATGATCAGCGAGCTGCGCGCAGCCTTCCTGATCGGGTTCATCATCTTCGTCCCGTTCCTCGTGATCGATCTGGTCGTCGCCAGTGCGCTGATGTCGATGGGCATGATGATGCTCCCGCCGGTGATGATCTCGCTGCCGTTCAAGATCCTGCTGTTCCTGCTCATCGACGGCTGGGGAATGGTCATCACCGCACTCGTGCAGTCCTACAACGGGGGCGGCTGA